From the genome of Bacillota bacterium, one region includes:
- a CDS encoding DUF4264 family protein: MELWANHDHLPVLASDTFKLPADAHQLVTFLNRALKERGLIFGLRRQGDDFTLTIYDCSQKNLDKNL; encoded by the coding sequence ATGGAACTGTGGGCCAACCATGACCATTTGCCAGTATTGGCCTCAGATACCTTTAAGCTTCCCGCTGATGCCCACCAATTAGTTACTTTTCTTAACCGCGCCTTAAAAGAAAGGGGACTTATCTTTGGCTTGCGCCGTCAGGGGGATGACTTTACCCTGACTATATACGACTGCTCTCAGAAAAACCTTGACAAGAACTTGTAG
- a CDS encoding 2-hydroxyglutaryl-CoA dehydratase codes for MRGYLGVDVGSVSTNLLTTDEQGNIIASLYIRTQGQPIAAIQEGLALLKKELPADFQVCGAGATGSGRTLAGVIVGADLVKNEITAHAIAASRLVPNVQTVLEVGGQDSKIIILREGVVTDFAMNTVCAAGTGSFLDHQAERLNVPIEDFGTYALQADNPVRIAGRCTVFAESDMVHKQQLGYSLQNIIAGLCEALVRNYLNNVARGKDILPPVVFQGGVAANIGIKAAFEKALGTPVYVPDHYGVMGAWGAALLAQENMSTGKNGASSFRGFEAAKLDYEASSFDCQGCPNQCEVVSISMEGKVIGRWGDRCGRWENMLGNT; via the coding sequence GTGCGTGGGTATTTAGGTGTCGATGTCGGTTCTGTCAGTACGAACCTTCTTACTACCGATGAACAAGGAAATATTATAGCCAGCCTCTATATTCGAACCCAAGGCCAGCCTATAGCAGCTATTCAAGAAGGTTTGGCCCTGTTAAAGAAGGAATTACCAGCAGACTTTCAAGTTTGTGGAGCAGGGGCCACCGGTAGCGGGCGAACTCTAGCCGGTGTAATTGTCGGAGCAGATCTGGTAAAAAACGAAATCACTGCCCATGCGATAGCAGCTTCACGCTTGGTACCCAATGTTCAAACGGTACTGGAAGTGGGCGGCCAGGATTCTAAAATCATTATCTTGCGCGAAGGTGTTGTTACTGATTTTGCCATGAACACTGTGTGTGCTGCTGGAACGGGATCTTTCTTAGATCATCAAGCTGAGCGACTTAACGTTCCCATAGAAGACTTTGGCACCTATGCTCTGCAGGCTGATAACCCGGTACGCATTGCCGGGCGCTGTACAGTATTTGCTGAATCAGATATGGTTCACAAGCAGCAACTCGGTTATAGCCTACAGAATATTATCGCTGGACTCTGCGAAGCGCTGGTGCGCAACTATCTTAATAACGTGGCTAGAGGTAAAGATATTCTGCCGCCGGTGGTTTTTCAGGGAGGGGTAGCGGCTAATATTGGAATTAAAGCAGCATTCGAAAAAGCTTTGGGAACGCCAGTTTATGTCCCCGATCATTACGGCGTTATGGGCGCTTGGGGAGCTGCCCTGCTGGCACAAGAAAACATGAGCACCGGTAAAAACGGTGCTTCAAGTTTCCGTGGCTTTGAAGCAGCTAAATTAGACTACGAAGCTTCCAGTTTTGACTGTCAAGGCTGCCCAAACCAATGTGAAGTAGTAAGCATCAGTATGGAAGGCAAGGTGATCGGACGCTGGGGCGACCGTTGCGGCCGCTGGGAAAACATGTTGGGTAATACATAA
- a CDS encoding zinc ribbon domain-containing protein — protein MPNYEYRCCDCGSQFELQAPISAKPQHPPCVHCQSTNTKAVFCVFAITGRGRDTGTSGGSGCSSCRGGNCSTCH, from the coding sequence GTGCCTAATTATGAGTATCGGTGCTGCGACTGCGGCTCTCAGTTCGAACTTCAGGCTCCAATTAGTGCTAAGCCACAGCATCCACCTTGTGTCCATTGTCAGAGTACAAATACCAAAGCCGTCTTTTGCGTCTTTGCTATTACCGGACGTGGCAGAGATACCGGAACCAGTGGTGGATCCGGTTGCAGCAGTTGCCGCGGTGGAAATTGCAGCACTTGTCATTAA
- a CDS encoding 4Fe-4S binding protein, which produces MLSPTILVKPDKCTGCGTCVSLCDSAAVFELNEDNKATVVRPQLCWQCGQCVAACPTNAISHSCFPLEQCLPSKTLGPGCLDALATMFRTRRSVRLFQDKPVDRAVVEQLIDLSRWVPSSQNEQSVDWLVFDDSDRIDYLSKQAATTLGRLGNILFHPLVKPVVTLVAGKQTVRSAAGLKSLLERREQSYDPIFYHAPVVLMGHGPKSNRFGRDNAIYSAYNIMLGASQLGLGTCQIGYFIIAQEFSRKLKTLIALPQGRRLEVVLILGYPRFKYRRTVLRRLPNLVWNAEQK; this is translated from the coding sequence TTGTTATCCCCCACTATTTTGGTCAAGCCCGATAAATGTACCGGATGTGGAACCTGTGTGTCTCTTTGTGACAGTGCGGCCGTTTTTGAACTTAACGAAGATAACAAGGCCACAGTAGTCCGGCCTCAGTTGTGTTGGCAATGTGGTCAATGTGTTGCCGCTTGCCCTACTAATGCCATTTCGCACAGCTGCTTTCCATTAGAACAATGCTTGCCGTCTAAGACCTTAGGACCAGGTTGTCTAGATGCCTTGGCCACTATGTTTAGAACGCGTCGTTCGGTACGCCTGTTTCAGGACAAGCCGGTGGACCGAGCTGTGGTGGAGCAGCTGATTGATTTGAGCCGCTGGGTTCCCAGTTCCCAGAATGAGCAGTCGGTGGATTGGCTTGTATTCGATGACAGCGACCGCATTGACTACCTAAGCAAACAGGCGGCAACAACTCTAGGTCGCCTGGGTAATATTCTGTTTCATCCGCTGGTAAAACCGGTGGTAACACTAGTTGCCGGCAAGCAGACTGTAAGAAGTGCTGCCGGGCTGAAGAGCTTATTGGAACGGCGTGAGCAGAGCTATGACCCTATTTTCTATCACGCTCCGGTAGTCTTGATGGGCCATGGACCGAAAAGCAATCGATTTGGACGAGACAATGCGATTTATTCGGCTTACAATATTATGCTGGGTGCTTCACAGCTGGGACTGGGAACATGCCAAATTGGTTATTTCATTATAGCGCAAGAATTTAGTCGCAAGCTCAAGACTCTGATTGCATTACCTCAAGGGCGACGACTGGAGGTTGTCCTTATCCTTGGATATCCTAGATTTAAATACCGTCGTACAGTATTGCGGAGACTTCCTAACCTAGTTTGGAACGCAGAACAGAAATGA